One part of the [Synechococcus] sp. NIES-970 genome encodes these proteins:
- the xerC gene encoding tyrosine recombinase has protein sequence METSLAQPSPFSVPTDNPDILSQLLENQKSPHTWRAYKKDIRDFFRFVADANEPTPILIEALLKLEQPQALALVLRYKNHLRDVRCLKEATINRRLAALKALVRLANQLGQCRYTLDGIRGEKVIHYRDTTGVSQNIYRQILKMPDQSTTKGKRDYAILRLLWDNALRRNEVVQTNLGDLDLERRSLDILGKGKGNQKEQITLSRATVTALESWLTVRPGPKEKNQPLFVALDRAHQGHRLTGTAIYQLVRSTARAAGVQKVLSPHRIRHAGITAALDATNGDVRKVQKFSRHADLNTLMIYDDNRRDVQGEITDLLAGLI, from the coding sequence ATGGAAACATCCTTGGCCCAACCGAGCCCATTTTCAGTCCCTACAGACAATCCTGATATCCTGAGCCAGCTTCTCGAAAATCAAAAATCTCCCCATACCTGGCGCGCTTATAAAAAAGATATCCGCGACTTTTTCCGCTTTGTCGCTGATGCCAATGAACCGACCCCAATTCTGATTGAGGCACTGCTTAAACTAGAGCAACCCCAAGCTTTGGCCCTGGTTCTGCGCTACAAAAATCATCTGCGGGATGTCCGTTGCCTCAAGGAAGCCACCATTAACCGCCGCCTCGCCGCCCTCAAAGCCCTCGTGCGCTTAGCCAATCAGTTGGGTCAGTGCCGCTATACCCTAGATGGGATTCGGGGAGAAAAGGTCATCCATTATCGAGATACCACAGGCGTTTCACAAAATATATATAGACAAATTTTAAAAATGCCCGACCAAAGCACCACAAAGGGCAAACGAGACTACGCCATTTTAAGGCTGCTTTGGGATAATGCCCTGCGGCGTAACGAAGTTGTCCAAACGAATTTAGGTGATCTAGATCTAGAACGGCGATCGCTTGATATTTTAGGCAAAGGGAAAGGCAATCAGAAAGAGCAGATTACCCTCTCCCGAGCCACGGTCACAGCTCTAGAAAGTTGGTTAACAGTGCGCCCTGGCCCCAAAGAAAAAAACCAGCCGCTTTTTGTGGCCCTAGATCGCGCTCACCAAGGCCATCGTTTAACGGGCACAGCCATCTATCAGCTCGTGCGCAGTACGGCCAGAGCAGCAGGGGTGCAAAAAGTTTTATCACCCCACCGCATTCGACATGCCGGAATTACGGCGGCCCTAGATGCCACCAACGGTGATGTGCGCAAGGTGCAAAAATTTTCCCGCCACGCGGATCTCAACACCTTGATGATTTACGATGACAACCGCCGGGATGTACAGGGGGAAATTACCGACCTGCTGGCGGGCTTAATTTAG
- a CDS encoding S-adenosyl-methyltransferase, with amino-acid sequence MPEDFVHVSVLREELVAGLGVKPGGHYLDVTLGGGGHTALILQQGEDVRVTGVDRDGQAIAAASERLKEFGDRFRAVRSNFGEFQPQGEKFDGIIADLGVSSVQFDQGDRGFSFRFDAPLDMRMDQQQTLTAADIINHDDETSLANLFYEYGEERFSRRIARKIIERRPLHTTKELEEIIFYCYPPKSRKGRIHPATRVFQALRIAVNGELDALQYLLAQAPQWLKSEGRLGIISFHSLEDRLVKNAFRQREIWRVLTKKPIIASEAEIDQNPRARSAKLRFAELKAGNFIEQSSSVQ; translated from the coding sequence ATGCCTGAAGATTTTGTGCATGTTTCGGTACTGCGGGAAGAATTGGTGGCGGGGTTAGGGGTGAAACCGGGGGGGCATTATTTAGATGTGACCCTGGGCGGTGGTGGCCACACGGCACTGATTTTGCAGCAGGGTGAAGATGTGCGGGTCACTGGGGTAGACCGGGATGGTCAGGCGATCGCCGCCGCCTCAGAACGGTTAAAAGAATTTGGCGATCGCTTCCGGGCAGTGCGGTCAAATTTTGGTGAGTTTCAGCCTCAGGGAGAAAAATTTGACGGGATTATCGCTGATCTCGGGGTGAGCTCGGTGCAGTTTGACCAAGGCGATCGCGGCTTTAGTTTTCGCTTTGATGCCCCTTTAGATATGCGTATGGACCAGCAGCAGACCCTGACGGCGGCGGACATTATTAACCACGATGATGAAACAAGTCTTGCCAATCTTTTTTATGAATATGGCGAAGAGCGTTTTTCTCGCCGTATTGCCCGCAAGATTATAGAGCGCCGCCCCCTCCACACCACAAAAGAGCTCGAAGAAATCATTTTTTATTGCTATCCACCGAAAAGTCGGAAAGGCAGAATTCATCCGGCAACCCGGGTGTTTCAAGCTTTACGCATTGCCGTTAATGGTGAGCTAGATGCTTTGCAATATCTCCTCGCCCAAGCGCCCCAATGGTTAAAGTCAGAGGGGAGATTAGGAATTATCAGTTTCCATAGCCTCGAAGATCGCCTGGTCAAAAATGCCTTTCGGCAGCGAGAGATTTGGCGCGTCTTGACCAAAAAACCAATTATTGCCAGTGAAGCGGAAATCGATCAAAATCCCCGGGCCCGGTCAGCGAAGTTGCGCTTTGCAGAATTGAAAGCAGGAAATTTCATCGAGCAGAGCAGTTCAGTTCAGTAG
- a CDS encoding global nitrogen regulator, whose product MYNPDFNQPPFSANPVSESPATQVTDLATAFRQFHSGPFPPVVENYDRGKTIFFPGDPAERVYFLLKGAVRLSRVYEAGEEITVALLRENSVFGVLSLLTGQKSDRFYHAVAFTPVELLSAPIEQVQKALNEHPELAMLMLKGLSSRILQTEMMIETLAHRDMGSRLVSFLLILCRDFGVPTDEGIRIDLKLSHQAIAEAIGSTRVTVTRLLGELREENMISIYKKKITVHDPVNLSQQFA is encoded by the coding sequence ATGTATAACCCCGATTTCAACCAACCTCCTTTTTCTGCCAATCCTGTGTCTGAATCACCTGCAACTCAAGTTACGGATCTTGCGACGGCATTTCGTCAGTTTCATAGCGGCCCTTTCCCGCCTGTGGTGGAAAATTACGACCGGGGCAAAACAATTTTCTTCCCAGGCGATCCAGCGGAGCGGGTTTACTTTCTCCTCAAGGGGGCGGTGCGACTATCACGGGTTTATGAGGCTGGGGAAGAAATTACGGTAGCACTCCTACGGGAAAATAGTGTGTTTGGGGTGCTATCGCTGTTGACGGGGCAAAAGTCAGACCGGTTTTACCATGCGGTGGCTTTTACGCCAGTGGAATTGTTGTCGGCCCCCATTGAGCAGGTACAGAAGGCTTTGAATGAGCACCCTGAGCTGGCGATGTTGATGCTCAAGGGACTATCGTCGCGAATTTTGCAAACGGAGATGATGATCGAAACCCTGGCTCACCGGGATATGGGTTCACGCTTGGTCAGTTTCTTGTTGATTCTCTGTCGGGATTTTGGGGTGCCGACCGATGAAGGGATTCGCATTGACCTCAAGTTGTCGCACCAGGCGATCGCCGAGGCGATTGGCTCAACCAGGGTAACAGTGACACGCCTTTTGGGGGAACTCCGGGAGGAGAACATGATTTCGATCTACAAAAAGAAAATTACTGTCCATGATCCGGTAAACCTGAGCCAACAGTTCGCTTAA
- a CDS encoding hypothetical protein (conserved hypothetical protein): protein MTVYLGFDPGRDKCGVAVMDDQGQLFTHAVIPAVAAIATVSQWCNTYNVSQVVMGNQTTAQQWQAQLTAALPPQLSVTLVNERNSTLEARDRYWQMYPPNLFQRLIPEGLRLPPRPIDDLVAILLIERHLEMIQA, encoded by the coding sequence ATGACCGTTTACTTGGGGTTTGACCCGGGCCGCGATAAATGTGGGGTCGCCGTAATGGATGACCAGGGGCAACTTTTTACCCACGCGGTTATCCCTGCGGTGGCGGCGATCGCCACTGTCTCCCAATGGTGCAACACCTACAACGTTTCCCAGGTGGTCATGGGCAATCAAACCACTGCCCAACAGTGGCAGGCTCAATTGACGGCCGCCCTCCCGCCGCAACTGTCGGTCACTTTAGTTAATGAACGCAATAGCACCCTTGAAGCCCGCGACCGCTATTGGCAGATGTATCCCCCCAATTTGTTCCAAAGATTAATTCCTGAGGGTCTGCGTTTGCCGCCCCGCCCCATCGATGACCTAGTGGCAATTCTCTTGATCGAACGCCACCTTGAAATGATCCAAGCCTGA
- the envM gene encoding enoyl-[acyl-carrier-protein] reductase, with the protein MLDLTGKNALVTGIANNKSIAWGIAQQLHAAGANIGVTYLPDDKGRFEKKVGELVAPLNPSLFLPCNVQDDAQVDQVFETIQKDWGKLDILIHCLAFANREDLTGDFSDTSRDGFNTALDISAYSLTRLARGAKTVMTEGGAIVTLTYLGGVKVIPNYNVMGVAKSALEMSVRYLAADLGPSNIRVNAISAGPIRTLASSAVGGILDMIHHVEATAPLRRTVTQKEVGNAAAFLCSDLSSGITGQVLYVDSGYEIMGM; encoded by the coding sequence ATGCTTGATTTAACTGGAAAAAATGCCCTGGTGACGGGGATTGCAAATAATAAATCCATTGCCTGGGGCATCGCCCAACAATTGCACGCCGCTGGAGCAAATATCGGCGTTACCTACCTCCCCGATGATAAGGGCCGTTTTGAGAAAAAAGTGGGTGAATTGGTTGCCCCACTGAACCCGAGTCTTTTCCTCCCCTGCAATGTGCAGGATGATGCCCAGGTGGATCAAGTATTTGAGACAATTCAAAAAGATTGGGGCAAACTCGATATTCTCATTCACTGTCTTGCTTTTGCGAACCGAGAAGATCTAACTGGTGATTTTAGTGATACTTCTCGGGATGGTTTTAATACGGCCCTCGATATTAGTGCCTATTCCCTGACCCGTTTGGCTCGGGGCGCAAAAACAGTGATGACCGAAGGGGGGGCGATCGTGACCCTGACTTATTTAGGGGGGGTGAAAGTCATCCCCAACTACAATGTGATGGGTGTGGCTAAGTCTGCGTTGGAAATGAGTGTGCGTTATCTCGCCGCCGATCTTGGCCCCAGTAATATCCGGGTGAACGCTATTTCTGCAGGCCCAATCCGCACCTTGGCTTCTTCGGCAGTGGGCGGCATCCTCGATATGATTCACCATGTGGAGGCAACGGCTCCCCTACGACGGACGGTAACCCAAAAAGAAGTGGGTAATGCGGCGGCGTTCCTCTGCAGTGATCTTTCCAGTGGGATTACGGGCCAAGTGCTCTATGTGGATTCTGGCTACGAAATTATGGGAATGTAA
- a CDS encoding hypothetical protein (conserved hypothetical protein) yields MTSAFVLIFSVLILGGILAALGDRLGSKVGKARLTLFNLRPKQTAVVVTVMTGTVIAASTLGLLFGLSKSLRQGVFQLDEILAQRRQELLDVTAEKEQIEQELATARSDRLEAEQELQEIEGRFAEAQTQLERFRSQAADLQADITALTTEQRTLREQRDRLQTQSESLRAQLNRQNTVIEERSQQIVALENQQSQLQAEINDRDNRIAQLDQSIAQKDQILTGLEGQIGTLEEQVNILEASYINFRSGNVALTTGQVLAFGVVRILDPSAANQAIDQLLREANRNAVMATGGTNPDFEARVAQITNAQVEQLLDQIADGRDYVVRLLSAGNYLQGEAAVQVFADAVLNEQIFREGEVIATLSLEELSLQNPNAARRPVDFLLGAAQFRARRAGILGDIQVEDGNVSRIISFAEAINSSPEPITEIRAIATENTFTAGPLRLELIAFSNGRIVIRS; encoded by the coding sequence ATGACTAGTGCTTTTGTACTAATATTTTCGGTGCTCATTTTGGGGGGCATTTTGGCGGCATTGGGCGATCGCCTGGGGAGCAAGGTCGGCAAAGCGCGGTTGACGCTGTTTAATCTGCGGCCAAAACAGACGGCGGTAGTGGTGACAGTGATGACGGGAACCGTGATCGCAGCAAGCACCCTGGGACTGTTGTTTGGCTTAAGCAAATCCTTGCGCCAAGGGGTTTTTCAGTTGGATGAAATTTTGGCCCAGCGGCGTCAAGAATTGTTGGATGTGACGGCGGAAAAGGAACAAATTGAACAGGAGTTGGCAACCGCTCGCAGCGATCGCCTCGAAGCAGAACAGGAGCTCCAAGAAATTGAAGGAAGATTTGCAGAGGCCCAGACCCAACTAGAGCGGTTTCGGAGCCAAGCCGCAGATCTCCAAGCAGATATCACCGCCCTCACCACGGAGCAAAGAACGCTCCGGGAGCAGCGCGATCGCCTCCAAACCCAGAGTGAATCTCTCCGGGCTCAATTAAATCGTCAAAATACAGTAATTGAGGAACGTTCTCAGCAAATCGTCGCCCTGGAAAATCAACAGAGTCAGCTCCAAGCAGAGATCAATGACCGCGATAATCGCATTGCTCAGCTAGACCAGTCGATCGCCCAAAAAGATCAAATTCTCACGGGGCTAGAAGGTCAAATTGGCACCCTCGAAGAACAGGTCAACATTCTCGAAGCCAGTTATATCAACTTCCGGAGTGGCAATGTTGCTCTTACAACGGGTCAAGTGCTCGCCTTTGGGGTGGTGCGCATCCTCGACCCCAGCGCCGCCAACCAAGCGATTGACCAGCTCCTCCGGGAGGCCAATCGTAACGCGGTCATGGCCACTGGCGGCACCAACCCTGATTTCGAGGCCCGGGTGGCCCAAATCACCAATGCCCAAGTCGAGCAACTCTTGGACCAAATTGCCGATGGCCGCGATTATGTGGTGCGTCTTCTGTCGGCAGGGAACTATCTCCAGGGGGAAGCGGCCGTGCAGGTGTTTGCCGATGCCGTGCTGAATGAGCAGATTTTCCGGGAGGGGGAAGTGATCGCCACATTATCCCTAGAAGAATTGAGTTTACAAAATCCCAATGCCGCCCGTCGTCCTGTGGACTTTCTCTTGGGTGCGGCCCAGTTTCGGGCTCGTCGTGCAGGGATTCTGGGGGATATCCAGGTCGAAGATGGCAATGTTAGTCGCATTATCAGTTTTGCAGAGGCCATCAATAGTTCCCCTGAGCCCATTACCGAGATTCGGGCGATCGCCACAGAAAATACCTTTACGGCGGGGCCGCTCCGGTTAGAATTAATCGCTTTTAGTAACGGTAGAATCGTGATTAGAAGCTAG
- a CDS encoding hypothetical protein (conserved hypothetical protein): MAHSITALIATLQKPDIYPHDTNGAIALVQTHVSYVFLTGDYAYKLKKAVNFGFLDFSTLSQRQHFCEVELELNRALTPDLYLDVLPITYDGQTYAFNGAGEVVEYAVKMRQFPQENLLSEMFAAGTLTEAHMVQLGEAVANFHQSATTNDYILSFGEIAKIRQAIDENYAQTEKYIGPVQTTGRFEQTKAFTDNFFGSREDIFAQRRQDKKIKECHGDLHLRNICLWQDKIQLFDRIEFNEPFRFVDTMYDVAFTVMDLDARGAGALGNAFLNTYVERTGDWEGLQVLPLYLSRQAYVRAKVTSFLLDDQAIAPDAKAAAAQTANEYYELAWQYTQRPQGKVILMCGLSGSGKSTVAQAGARRWDGIQIRSDAVRKHLAGLPLDEKGDETLYSAAMTEQTYDRLRALGLLLAKQGFTVILDAKYDKVVQRKNVINACATAGIPCQILHCQAPLPVLAQRVTARTADISDATADLLAVQQQDFEPFTSEEMAFVKTLDTTQSPEAIAQQL, translated from the coding sequence ATGGCCCATTCCATCACCGCCCTGATTGCCACCCTCCAAAAACCAGATATTTATCCCCACGACACCAATGGGGCGATCGCCCTGGTACAGACCCATGTATCCTACGTTTTTCTGACTGGGGACTATGCCTACAAATTGAAAAAAGCCGTGAATTTTGGTTTCCTTGATTTTTCGACTCTCTCCCAGCGCCAACATTTCTGTGAGGTGGAACTGGAGCTCAATCGCGCCCTCACCCCCGATCTTTACCTGGATGTGCTGCCCATTACCTACGACGGTCAAACCTATGCCTTTAACGGGGCAGGGGAAGTGGTGGAATATGCAGTTAAAATGCGCCAGTTTCCCCAGGAAAATCTCTTGAGTGAGATGTTTGCGGCCGGTACGCTCACCGAAGCCCACATGGTGCAATTGGGGGAAGCCGTGGCGAATTTCCATCAGAGCGCCACCACCAACGACTACATTCTCAGCTTTGGGGAAATCGCAAAAATTCGCCAGGCGATCGACGAAAACTACGCCCAGACTGAAAAATATATTGGCCCAGTGCAGACGACAGGCCGCTTCGAGCAAACCAAAGCCTTTACGGATAATTTCTTTGGGAGCCGGGAAGACATTTTTGCCCAGCGCCGCCAGGACAAAAAGATTAAAGAATGCCACGGCGATCTGCATCTGCGTAATATTTGCCTCTGGCAGGACAAGATCCAGCTCTTTGACCGCATCGAATTCAATGAGCCTTTCCGTTTCGTCGATACGATGTACGATGTCGCCTTTACGGTGATGGACCTCGATGCCCGGGGTGCTGGAGCACTGGGAAATGCCTTCCTCAATACCTATGTCGAACGCACTGGCGATTGGGAAGGGCTCCAGGTGCTGCCCCTCTATCTCAGTCGCCAGGCCTATGTGCGCGCAAAGGTGACATCTTTTCTTTTGGATGACCAGGCGATCGCCCCCGATGCCAAGGCAGCAGCAGCTCAAACGGCCAATGAATATTACGAACTGGCTTGGCAATATACCCAGCGGCCCCAGGGAAAAGTGATTCTGATGTGCGGTTTGTCCGGCTCTGGAAAGTCGACGGTGGCCCAGGCTGGGGCGCGGCGCTGGGATGGGATTCAAATTCGCTCCGATGCGGTGCGCAAACATTTAGCGGGTCTCCCCCTTGACGAAAAAGGAGATGAAACGCTCTACAGCGCTGCGATGACCGAGCAGACCTATGACCGCCTCCGGGCGCTGGGTTTACTGTTAGCTAAACAGGGCTTTACGGTGATCCTCGATGCCAAGTATGACAAAGTTGTCCAGCGTAAAAATGTAATTAATGCCTGCGCCACTGCTGGTATCCCTTGTCAAATTCTCCACTGCCAAGCGCCCCTGCCCGTTTTGGCTCAGCGGGTAACAGCTCGCACCGCTGATATTTCCGATGCGACGGCGGATTTGCTTGCGGTCCAACAGCAAGATTTTGAGCCCTTTACCTCTGAGGAAATGGCTTTTGTGAAAACCCTAGATACCACCCAAAGCCCCGAGGCGATCGCCCAGCAACTCTAA
- the ald gene encoding alanine dehydrogenase produces the protein MKIGVPKEIKDQEFRVGLSPSSVQVLVNAGHQVFIETNAGLGSGFTDEAYQQTGATIVSSAAIAWEQELIVKVKEPLPTEYPFLQAGKILFTYLHLAADRQLTAQLIQSGITAIAYETITDGKGNLPLLAPMSVIAGRLAVQFGSRYLEKQQGGRGVLLGGVPGVAPGRVMILGGGSVGTEAAKMAVGLGAQVQILDINVDRLSYLETLFGSRVELLYSTPSQIQQWLPFADLVIGAVLLPGKRAPLLVSREAIKTMKPGSVIIDVAVDQGGCIETLRPTSHSQPTYIEEGVIHFGVPNMPGAVPWTASQALNNSTLPYTLQLANQGIGAIKQNPAIAQGLNVAERRLIHPAVREVFPDLAD, from the coding sequence ATGAAAATCGGTGTTCCCAAGGAAATCAAGGACCAAGAATTTCGGGTCGGGTTGTCGCCGAGTAGTGTGCAGGTGCTTGTGAATGCCGGCCACCAAGTTTTTATTGAAACCAATGCCGGGCTCGGGTCTGGCTTTACCGATGAGGCATACCAGCAGACTGGGGCAACCATTGTCTCTAGCGCCGCGATCGCCTGGGAGCAGGAACTAATCGTCAAGGTCAAAGAACCCCTCCCGACGGAATATCCGTTTTTGCAGGCCGGCAAAATTTTGTTTACCTATCTCCATCTCGCCGCTGACCGTCAGTTAACTGCCCAGTTAATTCAATCGGGCATTACGGCGATCGCCTACGAAACCATCACCGACGGTAAGGGCAATTTACCGCTCCTGGCACCGATGAGTGTCATCGCTGGTCGCTTGGCGGTGCAATTTGGGAGCCGCTACCTCGAAAAACAACAGGGAGGCCGGGGTGTTTTGTTGGGCGGTGTACCTGGGGTTGCACCGGGTCGGGTAATGATCCTCGGGGGTGGCAGTGTAGGTACAGAGGCCGCAAAAATGGCGGTGGGTTTAGGAGCCCAGGTGCAAATTCTCGATATCAATGTCGATCGCCTAAGCTATCTAGAAACCCTCTTTGGCTCGCGGGTAGAGCTTCTCTACAGTACCCCCAGCCAGATTCAACAGTGGCTCCCCTTTGCAGATCTCGTCATTGGGGCGGTGTTATTACCAGGTAAGCGAGCACCGCTTTTGGTGTCTAGGGAGGCGATCAAAACCATGAAACCCGGCTCAGTGATTATTGACGTGGCCGTCGATCAGGGGGGCTGCATCGAAACTCTCCGGCCCACCTCCCACAGTCAGCCCACCTATATAGAAGAAGGGGTGATTCATTTTGGGGTGCCGAATATGCCTGGGGCCGTACCCTGGACTGCCTCCCAAGCCCTCAATAACAGCACCTTGCCCTATACCCTCCAGCTGGCCAACCAGGGCATCGGTGCCATTAAACAAAATCCGGCGATCGCCCAGGGGTTGAACGTAGCGGAACGGCGTTTAATTCATCCGGCAGTGCGGGAAGTGTTTCCAGATTTAGCTGACTAA